From the genome of Streptomyces sp. NBC_00659, one region includes:
- a CDS encoding enoyl-CoA hydratase/isomerase family protein — protein MEPQLLHHVGDGVATVVIHHPAKRNAMTTPMWRALPPLLDTLSTRADVHALVLTGEGGTFCAGADISTLRESPDEAQGLAVLAEEALAAFPKPTLAAIRGYCVGGGSQLAAACDLRFAQEGSLFGVTPAKLGIVYPASSTRRLAALVGPSAAKYLLFSGELIDTGRALRTGFVDEVLPEGELDKRVAEFTRVLAARSLMTQAAAKEFVNGRTDRDAHWTQQARAGGDTAEGVAAFLERRQPHFTWAP, from the coding sequence ATGGAGCCGCAGCTGTTGCACCACGTCGGCGACGGGGTCGCCACCGTCGTCATCCACCACCCCGCCAAGCGGAACGCCATGACGACGCCGATGTGGCGAGCGCTGCCGCCGCTGCTGGACACGCTGAGCACGCGCGCCGACGTACACGCGCTCGTACTCACCGGCGAGGGCGGCACCTTCTGCGCCGGGGCCGACATCTCGACACTGCGGGAGTCGCCGGACGAGGCTCAGGGCCTCGCCGTCCTCGCCGAGGAGGCGCTCGCCGCGTTCCCGAAGCCGACTCTCGCCGCGATCCGCGGCTACTGCGTGGGCGGCGGGTCCCAGCTCGCGGCCGCCTGCGATCTGCGGTTCGCCCAGGAGGGCTCGCTGTTCGGGGTGACTCCGGCGAAGCTCGGCATCGTCTATCCGGCTTCCTCCACGCGGAGACTGGCGGCCCTGGTGGGGCCCTCCGCCGCCAAGTACCTGCTCTTCTCGGGCGAGTTGATCGACACCGGGCGCGCGCTGCGCACCGGTTTCGTGGACGAGGTGCTGCCCGAGGGCGAACTCGACAAGCGGGTCGCGGAGTTCACCCGCGTCCTGGCCGCGCGCTCCCTCATGACCCAGGCGGCCGCGAAGGAGTTCGTGAACGGGCGCACGGACCGTGACGCCCACTGGACACAGCAGGCGCGGGCCGGCGGCGACACCGCGGAGGGGGTCGCCGCCTTCCTCGAACGCAGGCAGCCGCACTTCACGTGGGCTCCCTGA
- a CDS encoding ATP-binding protein, with the protein MDNLGRGSDPSPEGGVATPDVRSPGPLPYEGVWRFTAAAVDASVPQARHAVRDLLARQGVPVSDDVVQGLLLIVSELVTNAVKHAALLSPMLAVEVAVGADWVRVSVEDDHPYRPTALEADHGQTGGRGLLLVREVTREYGGGCDVEYTAGGGKVIWAALPLAPSV; encoded by the coding sequence ATGGACAACCTCGGGCGGGGGTCCGACCCTAGCCCCGAAGGCGGAGTTGCGACTCCCGACGTCAGATCGCCCGGACCGCTGCCGTACGAGGGGGTGTGGCGGTTCACCGCCGCCGCAGTCGACGCCTCGGTGCCGCAGGCGCGGCACGCCGTCCGCGACCTGCTGGCCCGCCAGGGGGTGCCGGTCTCGGACGATGTCGTTCAGGGACTGTTGTTGATCGTCTCCGAACTGGTCACGAACGCCGTCAAGCACGCGGCACTTCTGTCGCCCATGCTCGCGGTGGAGGTCGCGGTCGGCGCCGACTGGGTGCGGGTGTCCGTCGAGGACGACCACCCCTACCGTCCGACCGCTCTGGAGGCCGACCACGGCCAGACCGGAGGCCGGGGCCTGCTGCTGGTGCGCGAGGTGACCAGGGAGTACGGCGGAGGGTGCGACGTCGAGTACACCGCGGGCGGCGGCAAGGTGATCTGGGCCGCCCTGCCGCTCGCTCCGAGCGTCTGA
- the idi gene encoding isopentenyl-diphosphate Delta-isomerase, protein MPITPATATHSSSNGTAEAILLELVDEDGNTIGTAEKLAAHQAPGQLHRAFSVFLFDEQGRLLLQQRALGKYHSPGVWSNTCCGHPYPGEAPFAAAARRTYEELGVSPTLLAEAGTVRYNHPDPDSGLVEQEYNHLFVGMVQSAPRPDPEEVGSTAFVTAVELAERHAKDPFSAWFMTVLDAARPAMRELTGPSAGW, encoded by the coding sequence ATGCCGATCACACCTGCCACCGCGACGCACAGTTCGTCGAACGGCACCGCTGAAGCGATCTTGCTGGAACTGGTCGACGAGGACGGCAACACGATCGGTACGGCGGAGAAGCTCGCGGCCCATCAGGCCCCGGGACAGCTGCACCGGGCGTTCTCGGTGTTCCTCTTCGACGAACAGGGCCGGCTGCTGCTCCAGCAGCGCGCGCTCGGCAAGTACCACTCCCCCGGCGTCTGGTCGAACACCTGCTGCGGCCACCCCTACCCGGGCGAGGCACCCTTCGCGGCGGCGGCCCGGCGGACGTACGAGGAGCTCGGGGTGTCACCGACGCTGCTGGCCGAGGCGGGCACGGTCCGCTACAACCACCCGGACCCGGACTCGGGCCTGGTGGAGCAGGAGTACAACCATCTGTTCGTCGGAATGGTGCAGTCGGCGCCGCGGCCCGACCCGGAGGAGGTCGGTTCGACGGCCTTCGTGACCGCCGTCGAGCTGGCGGAGCGGCACGCGAAGGACCCCTTCTCGGCGTGGTTCATGACGGTGCTGGACGCGGCCCGTCCGGCGATGCGGGAGCTGACGGGTCCGTCCGCGGGCTGGTAG
- a CDS encoding cation diffusion facilitator family transporter has protein sequence MGAGHDHGHAHGAPRSGTATAAYRGRLRVALAITLTVMVVEIFGGILADSLALVADAAHMATDALGLGMALLAIHFAARPPSEKRTFGYARAEILAALANCLLLLVVGGYVLVEAVQRFITPADTHGGLTIAFGVFGLVANTVSLTLLMRGQKDSLNVRGAFLEVAADALGSVAVIVAAVVIMTTGWQAADPIASIAIALMIVPRTWKLLQETLDVLLEAAPKGVDMADVRAHILALDGVEDIHDLHAWTITSGMPVLSAHVVVSSDVLNAIGHEKMLHELQGCLGVHFDVEHCTFQLEPSGHAEHEAKLCH, from the coding sequence ATGGGGGCTGGGCACGACCACGGGCACGCGCACGGCGCTCCCCGGTCCGGTACGGCGACGGCCGCGTACCGCGGGAGGCTGCGTGTCGCGCTGGCGATCACCCTCACCGTCATGGTCGTCGAGATCTTCGGCGGCATCCTCGCCGATTCGCTCGCGCTCGTCGCGGACGCTGCGCACATGGCGACGGACGCGCTGGGTCTCGGCATGGCCCTGCTCGCGATCCACTTCGCGGCCCGCCCGCCGAGCGAGAAACGCACGTTCGGCTACGCGCGGGCCGAGATCCTCGCCGCGCTCGCCAACTGTCTGCTGCTGCTCGTCGTCGGCGGCTATGTGCTCGTCGAGGCGGTCCAGCGCTTCATCACGCCCGCGGACACCCACGGCGGACTGACGATCGCGTTCGGCGTGTTCGGCCTGGTCGCCAACACGGTCTCGCTGACGCTGCTGATGCGCGGGCAGAAGGACAGCCTGAACGTACGGGGCGCCTTCCTGGAGGTCGCGGCGGACGCGCTGGGCTCGGTGGCGGTCATCGTCGCCGCCGTGGTGATCATGACCACCGGCTGGCAGGCGGCGGACCCGATCGCCTCGATCGCCATCGCCCTGATGATCGTCCCGCGCACCTGGAAGCTGCTCCAGGAGACGCTCGACGTGCTCCTGGAGGCGGCGCCCAAGGGGGTCGACATGGCGGACGTACGTGCCCACATCCTGGCCCTCGACGGTGTCGAGGACATCCACGACCTGCACGCCTGGACCATCACCTCCGGCATGCCGGTGCTCTCCGCGCACGTGGTCGTCAGCTCCGACGTCCTGAACGCGATCGGCCACGAGAAGATGCTGCACGAGCTCCAGGGCTGTCTGGGTGTCCACTTCGATGTCGAGCACTGCACGTTCCAGCTGGAGCCGAGCGGCCACGCCGAGCACGAGGCGAAGCTCTGCCACTGA
- the galE gene encoding UDP-glucose 4-epimerase GalE, producing the protein MTWLITGGAGYIGAHVARAMAEAGERVVALDDLSTGAPKRLPESIPLVQGSSLDGDLLKRVLAEHGITGVVHLAARKQVGESVAEPTRYYRENVGGLATLLDAVAGAGVERFVFSSSAAVYGNPDVDLITEGTPCAPMSPYGETKLAGEWLVRAAGRAHGIATVCLRYFNVAGAGAPELADTGIFNIVPMLFDRLTRGEAPRIFGDDYPTPDGTCVRDYIHVADLAEAHLAAVRRLTDGASGDLTVNIGRGEGVSVRELVALVAEVTGNPARPLVEPRRPGDAPRAVASAALAAEELGWGARREVREMVESAWRGWLLHHPEITGA; encoded by the coding sequence ATGACATGGCTGATCACAGGCGGGGCCGGATACATCGGGGCACACGTGGCGCGGGCGATGGCGGAGGCCGGGGAGCGCGTCGTCGCCCTCGACGACCTGTCGACCGGGGCACCGAAACGGCTTCCGGAGAGCATCCCCCTCGTCCAGGGGTCGTCGCTGGACGGTGATCTGCTCAAGCGGGTCCTGGCGGAGCACGGGATCACGGGTGTCGTGCACCTCGCCGCCCGCAAGCAGGTCGGCGAGTCCGTGGCCGAGCCGACGCGCTACTACCGGGAGAACGTGGGCGGCCTCGCGACGCTTCTGGACGCGGTGGCCGGGGCGGGCGTCGAGCGGTTCGTGTTCTCCTCCTCGGCGGCCGTCTACGGCAACCCCGATGTGGACCTCATCACGGAGGGCACCCCCTGTGCCCCGATGAGCCCCTACGGCGAGACGAAGCTCGCGGGCGAGTGGCTGGTCCGTGCGGCGGGCCGGGCGCACGGTATCGCCACGGTGTGCCTGCGCTACTTCAACGTGGCGGGAGCGGGCGCGCCGGAGCTCGCCGACACCGGGATCTTCAACATCGTCCCGATGCTGTTCGACCGCCTCACCCGCGGCGAGGCCCCGCGGATCTTCGGCGACGACTACCCGACGCCGGACGGCACCTGCGTACGCGACTACATCCATGTCGCCGACCTCGCCGAGGCGCATCTCGCGGCGGTCCGGCGGCTGACGGACGGGGCGAGTGGTGATCTGACGGTGAACATCGGCCGGGGCGAGGGTGTCTCCGTACGGGAGCTCGTGGCGCTCGTCGCCGAGGTCACCGGGAACCCCGCGCGGCCCCTCGTCGAACCGCGCCGCCCCGGCGACGCCCCCCGCGCGGTCGCCTCGGCCGCCCTGGCCGCCGAGGAACTGGGCTGGGGCGCGCGGCGCGAGGTGCGCGAGATGGTGGAGTCGGCCTGGCGGGGCTGGCTGCTGCACCACCCGGAGATCACCGGCGCATGA
- a CDS encoding DUF5941 domain-containing protein — MPTAILTGQPVPGSSLEGDLRSLGFDVRPASDAGETETLLATVHANERVAVVDARFVGHVHALRLGLTDPRFAASAIPGAVSVQPEARRALTRAVTRESVAAGNAAVAPENLVERLGEALEADGLSVHRPELGTLVAAVPADPQERNGVRQAVLAVDDEAVRLRSAVKARDGFFTTYCISPYSRYIARWCARRGLTPNQVTTASLITALIAAGCAATGTRAGFVAAGLLLMFSFVLDCTDGQLARYSLQYSTLGAWLDATFDRAKEYAYYAGLALGAARGGDDVWALALGAMILQTCRHVVDFSFNEANHDATANTSPTAALSGKLDSVGWTVWVRRMIVLPIGERWAMIAVLTALTTPRITFYALLVGCAFAATYTTAGRVLRSLTRKARRTDRAARALADLTDSGALAEYLTRYAGRLTRVAPAVVALVAGAVVVTSAALAPYGSWLPVLGALVYVLLSPAALLRPLKGALDWLVPPFFRAAEYLTVLALAVNADVNGALPAAFGLVAAVAYHHYDTVYRIRGDAGAPPHWLVRAIGGHEGRTLLVTVLAALLTAAQFKVALTALAVAVALLVLVESIRFWVSSGAPAVHDEGEPA; from the coding sequence CTGCCGACCGCCATCCTCACCGGCCAGCCGGTCCCCGGATCGTCGCTCGAGGGCGATCTGCGGTCGCTCGGCTTCGACGTGCGTCCCGCGTCCGACGCGGGCGAGACCGAGACCCTGCTCGCCACCGTGCATGCGAACGAGCGGGTCGCCGTCGTGGACGCCCGCTTCGTCGGGCATGTGCACGCCCTGCGTCTCGGCCTGACCGACCCCCGCTTCGCGGCCTCCGCCATACCCGGCGCCGTCTCCGTGCAGCCCGAGGCCCGGCGGGCCCTGACCCGCGCCGTGACCCGGGAGAGCGTGGCCGCCGGCAACGCCGCCGTGGCCCCCGAGAACCTCGTCGAGCGCCTCGGCGAGGCACTCGAAGCGGACGGCCTCTCCGTGCACCGCCCGGAACTCGGCACCCTCGTCGCCGCGGTCCCCGCCGACCCGCAGGAGCGCAACGGCGTCCGGCAGGCCGTCCTGGCCGTCGACGACGAGGCCGTACGGCTGCGCAGTGCCGTCAAGGCCCGCGACGGGTTCTTCACCACGTACTGCATCAGCCCGTACTCGCGCTACATCGCCCGCTGGTGCGCCCGCCGCGGCCTGACCCCGAACCAGGTCACCACCGCGTCGCTGATCACCGCGCTGATCGCCGCGGGCTGCGCCGCCACCGGCACCCGCGCCGGCTTCGTCGCGGCCGGGCTGCTGCTGATGTTCTCCTTCGTCCTGGACTGCACGGACGGACAGCTCGCCCGCTACTCCCTGCAGTACTCCACGCTCGGCGCCTGGCTGGACGCGACCTTCGACCGCGCCAAGGAGTACGCCTACTACGCGGGACTCGCGCTCGGCGCGGCCCGCGGCGGCGACGACGTGTGGGCGCTCGCCCTCGGCGCGATGATCCTCCAGACCTGCCGGCACGTCGTGGACTTCTCCTTCAACGAGGCGAACCACGACGCCACGGCCAACACCAGCCCCACCGCGGCCCTCTCGGGCAAGCTCGACAGCGTCGGCTGGACGGTCTGGGTGCGCCGGATGATAGTCCTGCCCATCGGCGAACGATGGGCGATGATCGCCGTCCTCACGGCGCTGACGACCCCCCGCATCACCTTCTACGCGCTGCTCGTCGGCTGCGCCTTCGCGGCCACCTACACCACGGCGGGCCGGGTCCTGCGCTCGCTCACCCGCAAGGCGCGCCGCACGGACCGCGCCGCCCGCGCGCTGGCGGACCTCACCGACTCCGGCGCGCTCGCCGAGTACCTGACCCGCTACGCGGGCCGCCTCACGCGCGTCGCCCCGGCCGTGGTCGCCCTCGTCGCCGGGGCGGTCGTCGTGACATCCGCCGCACTCGCCCCGTACGGCAGCTGGCTGCCCGTGCTCGGTGCCCTCGTCTACGTCCTGCTGTCGCCCGCCGCCCTGCTCAGACCCCTCAAGGGCGCCCTCGACTGGCTGGTCCCGCCGTTCTTCCGCGCGGCCGAGTACCTCACCGTTCTGGCGCTGGCGGTCAACGCCGACGTGAACGGAGCGCTTCCGGCAGCTTTCGGCCTGGTGGCCGCGGTCGCCTACCATCACTACGACACGGTGTACCGCATTCGCGGAGACGCCGGAGCCCCCCCGCACTGGCTGGTGCGGGCGATCGGCGGGCACGAAGGCAGGACGCTGCTGGTCACCGTCCTGGCCGCGCTGCTCACCGCCGCACAGTTCAAGGTCGCGCTCACGGCACTCGCCGTGGCCGTGGCACTGCTGGTGCTCGTCGAGAGCATCCGCTTCTGGGTGTCCTCCGGGGCGCCCGCCGTACACGATGAAGGAGAACCCGCATGA